A region of Vitis vinifera cultivar Pinot Noir 40024 chromosome 15, ASM3070453v1 DNA encodes the following proteins:
- the LOC104881767 gene encoding copper transporter 3 translates to MNEELKQKHTGLWFGEDVDILFNDWPAGHSKFLFSFAIFLVFTISLFAHIYAMTPLSTPKMDPKSLLRHAAIHAFRTFIIYLVPLCVITFNLDVLITLLLGQLTGFLALTFYAQYHQPR, encoded by the coding sequence ATGAATGAAGAACTGAAGCAGAAGCACACAGGGTTGTGGTTTGGGGAGGATGTGGACATCCTGTTCAATGACTGGCCCGCAGGTCACAGCAAATTCCTTTTCTCCTTTGCTATATTTCTTGTGTTCACCATATCTCTGTTCGCTCATATTTATGCAATGACTCCCTTGAGCACCCCCAAGATGGATCCTAAGAGCCTGCTCCGACATGCTGCCATTCATGCCTTCCGCACTTTCATCATCTACTTGGTCCCCCTCTGTGTCATCACCTTCAACCTCGATGTCTTAATCACACTACTCCTTGGACAGCTTACCGGCTTCTTGGCTCTCACATTCTACGCCCAATATCATCAACCCCGCTGA